The following proteins are encoded in a genomic region of Dictyoglomus sp. NZ13-RE01:
- a CDS encoding sugar ABC transporter permease has protein sequence MSRVIITLLLIIGAILMVLPYWFMLIISFETIEEASSIPPHFIPENPIINNYVELFTKLDFGRYFLNSVIVTLSLVISQIVICAVAGYAFARLYFPFKDAIFILFLSVLMLPGIVLLIPKYLILKNLKLVNTLTGVILLEIFSEFGIFLYRQHFLSLPIEMEEAAIVDGANLWQVFWKIMMPLSKPITTSFGL, from the coding sequence ATGAGTAGAGTTATTATAACCCTATTACTAATTATTGGTGCCATCCTTATGGTTCTTCCTTATTGGTTTATGCTAATCATCTCTTTTGAGACTATTGAAGAGGCTTCATCAATCCCTCCTCATTTCATTCCTGAAAATCCAATTATAAATAATTATGTAGAACTTTTCACAAAATTAGATTTTGGGCGTTACTTTTTAAATTCGGTTATTGTTACATTAAGCTTAGTAATTAGTCAAATTGTTATTTGTGCTGTTGCTGGCTATGCTTTCGCCCGCTTATATTTCCCCTTTAAAGACGCCATATTTATTCTATTCCTCTCAGTCCTTATGCTTCCAGGAATAGTTCTTCTTATTCCAAAATATCTTATTCTTAAAAATTTAAAATTAGTTAACACATTAACGGGAGTTATCTTACTTGAGATCTTTAGTGAGTTTGGAATATTTCTATATAGACAACACTTTTTATCTTTACCTATTGAAATGGAAGAGGCTGCAATTGTAGACGGCGCAAATCTTTGGCAAGTCTTCTGGAAAATCATGATGCCACTTTCCAAACCTATCACTACTTCTTTTGGTCTT